From one Gossypium hirsutum isolate 1008001.06 chromosome D08, Gossypium_hirsutum_v2.1, whole genome shotgun sequence genomic stretch:
- the LOC121220379 gene encoding uncharacterized protein, with translation MSESVTKQSVRDSSVPQRGRRPGISDDTRSGTRSLKGATVLSKIDLRLGYYQLRVKEPDVPKIAFRTRHIVSAEGIRVGPSKILAIVTWNPPKNLSLSDDGTLIAELKAKSMFLQQICEAQKNDDELQAKRVQCEPGDDSEF, from the exons ATGTCAGAAAGTGTTACAAAACAGTCTGTGAGAGATAGCTCAGTTCCACAAAGAGGTAGACGACCTGGAATTTCTGATGACACTCGTAGTGGTACAAGATCG CTGAAGGGTGCCACCGTATtgtcaaagattgatcttcgattgggttactatcagttacgagtaaaGGAGCCTGATGTACCGAAGAtagcttttagaaccag ACATATTGTTTCTgctgaaggcatcagggtaggccctagtaaaattttagctattgtcACTTGGAATCcgccgaagaat CtgtcattgtctgatgatggtacaCTTATAGCTGAACTAAAAGCTAAATCAATGTTTCTACAGcaaatctgtgaagctcagaaaaatgatgatgaattacAGGCTAAACGGGTACAATGTGAGCCAGGTGatgattcagaattttag